In Cydia strobilella chromosome 6, ilCydStro3.1, whole genome shotgun sequence, one DNA window encodes the following:
- the LOC134742096 gene encoding lanC-like protein 2 isoform X3, with the protein MATKGTFENNFEDYSEGTAITVLNGTQDDISSKLQTKLQKYTDAKLHFLTTELASDIFYDNTVYTGSVGLALYYFMSALNNKETYTENLRNALLYININNLKGRRISFLCGDAGPLALATVISYKLAQDTSDLPDYKTLVQRLMSLMSLLNDSPDELLYGKSGYLYALLFVNKYIDERSIVPLHYIEKAQAHISANDMKTLIKPTLDWLINQKFPSGNFPSSLKSATGDRLVQWCHGAPGFVPMLILAHQIFGDDKYLKTALQCGNVVWERGLSTKGYSICHGVSGNAYTFIQLYQATKESIHLYRACCFTEWCCLERSGTELQPPERPASLFEGLVGRLYLARDLQSLPVAHFPAYTV; encoded by the exons ATGGCTACTAAAGgaacttttgaaaataattttgaggaTTACTCTGAGGGAACTGCAATTACAGTATTAAATGGAACTCAAGATGAc ATTTCGTCAAAGTTGCaaacaaaactacaaaaatataCTGATGCAAAACTTCACTTTTTGACTACGGAGCTGGCGAGCGATATCTTTTATGATAACACAGTGTACACTGGGTCTGTAGGATTGGCACTTTACTATTTTATGTCTGCTCTAAATAATAAGGAGACTTACACTGAAAATCTCAGG AATGCTCttctttatataaatattaataatctcAAGGGTCGCAGAATATCATTTCTGTGTGGTGATGCAGGCCCGCTTGCTTTAGCAACTGTAATATCATACAAATTAGCTCAAGACACTTCTGATTTGCCTGACTACAAAACTTTAGTACAAAG ACTTATGTCTTTAATGTCTCTCCTGAATGATTCTCCCGATGAGCTTCTCTATGGAAAGAGTGGCTACTTATATGCATTGCTGTTTGTCAATAAGTATATAGATGAAAGATCTATAGTTCCTCTACATTACATTGAAAAG gCCCAAGCACACATATCTGCGAATGACATGAAAACTTTGATCAAACCGACCCTAGATTGGCTGATAAATCAGAAATTTCCAAGTGGTAATTTCCCGTCATCTTTGAAGAGTGCTACTGGAGATCGCCTGGTGCAATGGTGTCATGGAGCTCCGGGTTTCGTGCCTATGCTTATATTAGCCCATCAG ATCTTCGGCGACGACAAATATTTGAAAACGGCACTACAGTGCGGAAATGTCGTTTGGGAACGAGGGTTATCCACGAAAGGCTACAGTATTTGCCATGGAGTTAGTGGGAATGCTTATACATTCATTCAACTTTATCAAGCAACTAAG GAGAGTATCCACTTGTACCGCGCGTGCTGCTTCACGGAGTGGTGCTGCCTGGAGCGCAGCGGCACGGAGCTGCAGCCGCCGGAGCGGCCCGCGTCGCTGTTCGAGGGGCTGGTGGGCCGCCTCTACCTCGCCCGCGACCTGCAGAGCCTGCCCGTAGCGCACTTCCCCGCCTACACTGTCTAG
- the LOC134742096 gene encoding lanC-like protein 2 isoform X1: MATKGTFENNFEDYSEGTAITVLNGTQDDISSKLQTKLQKYTDAKLHFLTTELASDIFYDNTVYTGSVGLALYYFMSALNNKETYTENLRNALLYININNLKGRRISFLCGDAGPLALATVISYKLAQDTSDLPDYKTLVQRLMSLMSLLNDSPDELLYGKSGYLYALLFVNKYIDERSIVPLHYIEKVIIAILKSGKEYSQQVKSSSPLLWQWHDKVYLGGAHGVAGILYILLQAQAHISANDMKTLIKPTLDWLINQKFPSGNFPSSLKSATGDRLVQWCHGAPGFVPMLILAHQIFGDDKYLKTALQCGNVVWERGLSTKGYSICHGVSGNAYTFIQLYQATKESIHLYRACCFTEWCCLERSGTELQPPERPASLFEGLVGRLYLARDLQSLPVAHFPAYTV, encoded by the exons ATGGCTACTAAAGgaacttttgaaaataattttgaggaTTACTCTGAGGGAACTGCAATTACAGTATTAAATGGAACTCAAGATGAc ATTTCGTCAAAGTTGCaaacaaaactacaaaaatataCTGATGCAAAACTTCACTTTTTGACTACGGAGCTGGCGAGCGATATCTTTTATGATAACACAGTGTACACTGGGTCTGTAGGATTGGCACTTTACTATTTTATGTCTGCTCTAAATAATAAGGAGACTTACACTGAAAATCTCAGG AATGCTCttctttatataaatattaataatctcAAGGGTCGCAGAATATCATTTCTGTGTGGTGATGCAGGCCCGCTTGCTTTAGCAACTGTAATATCATACAAATTAGCTCAAGACACTTCTGATTTGCCTGACTACAAAACTTTAGTACAAAG ACTTATGTCTTTAATGTCTCTCCTGAATGATTCTCCCGATGAGCTTCTCTATGGAAAGAGTGGCTACTTATATGCATTGCTGTTTGTCAATAAGTATATAGATGAAAGATCTATAGTTCCTCTACATTACATTGAAAAG GTGATTATTGCCATTCTGAAATCTGGAAAGGAGTATTCACAGCAAGTGAAGTCCAGCAGTCCCCTCCTATGGCAGTGGCACGACAAAGTGTATTTAGGGGGCGCTCATGGGGTGGCTGGCATACTTTATATTCTATTACAG gCCCAAGCACACATATCTGCGAATGACATGAAAACTTTGATCAAACCGACCCTAGATTGGCTGATAAATCAGAAATTTCCAAGTGGTAATTTCCCGTCATCTTTGAAGAGTGCTACTGGAGATCGCCTGGTGCAATGGTGTCATGGAGCTCCGGGTTTCGTGCCTATGCTTATATTAGCCCATCAG ATCTTCGGCGACGACAAATATTTGAAAACGGCACTACAGTGCGGAAATGTCGTTTGGGAACGAGGGTTATCCACGAAAGGCTACAGTATTTGCCATGGAGTTAGTGGGAATGCTTATACATTCATTCAACTTTATCAAGCAACTAAG GAGAGTATCCACTTGTACCGCGCGTGCTGCTTCACGGAGTGGTGCTGCCTGGAGCGCAGCGGCACGGAGCTGCAGCCGCCGGAGCGGCCCGCGTCGCTGTTCGAGGGGCTGGTGGGCCGCCTCTACCTCGCCCGCGACCTGCAGAGCCTGCCCGTAGCGCACTTCCCCGCCTACACTGTCTAG
- the LOC134742096 gene encoding lanC-like protein 2 isoform X2 translates to MATKGTFENNFEDYSEGTAITVLNGTQDDISSKLQTKLQKYTDAKLHFLTTELASDIFYDNTVYTGSVGLALYYFMSALNNKETYTENLRNALLYININNLKGRRISFLCGDAGPLALATVISYKLAQDTSDLPDYKTLVQRLMSLMSLLNDSPDELLYGKSGYLYALLFVNKYIDERSIVPLHYIEKVIIAILKSGKEYSQQVKSSSPLLWQWHDKVYLGGAHGVAGILYILLQAQAHISANDMKTLIKPTLDWLINQKFPSGNFPSSLKSATGDRLVQWCHGAPGFVPMLILAHQIFGDDKYLKTALQCGNVVWERGLSTKGYSICHGVSGNAYTFIQLYQATKQAIHLYRACCFTARCYPDRRSRSGRGRLYRACS, encoded by the exons ATGGCTACTAAAGgaacttttgaaaataattttgaggaTTACTCTGAGGGAACTGCAATTACAGTATTAAATGGAACTCAAGATGAc ATTTCGTCAAAGTTGCaaacaaaactacaaaaatataCTGATGCAAAACTTCACTTTTTGACTACGGAGCTGGCGAGCGATATCTTTTATGATAACACAGTGTACACTGGGTCTGTAGGATTGGCACTTTACTATTTTATGTCTGCTCTAAATAATAAGGAGACTTACACTGAAAATCTCAGG AATGCTCttctttatataaatattaataatctcAAGGGTCGCAGAATATCATTTCTGTGTGGTGATGCAGGCCCGCTTGCTTTAGCAACTGTAATATCATACAAATTAGCTCAAGACACTTCTGATTTGCCTGACTACAAAACTTTAGTACAAAG ACTTATGTCTTTAATGTCTCTCCTGAATGATTCTCCCGATGAGCTTCTCTATGGAAAGAGTGGCTACTTATATGCATTGCTGTTTGTCAATAAGTATATAGATGAAAGATCTATAGTTCCTCTACATTACATTGAAAAG GTGATTATTGCCATTCTGAAATCTGGAAAGGAGTATTCACAGCAAGTGAAGTCCAGCAGTCCCCTCCTATGGCAGTGGCACGACAAAGTGTATTTAGGGGGCGCTCATGGGGTGGCTGGCATACTTTATATTCTATTACAG gCCCAAGCACACATATCTGCGAATGACATGAAAACTTTGATCAAACCGACCCTAGATTGGCTGATAAATCAGAAATTTCCAAGTGGTAATTTCCCGTCATCTTTGAAGAGTGCTACTGGAGATCGCCTGGTGCAATGGTGTCATGGAGCTCCGGGTTTCGTGCCTATGCTTATATTAGCCCATCAG ATCTTCGGCGACGACAAATATTTGAAAACGGCACTACAGTGCGGAAATGTCGTTTGGGAACGAGGGTTATCCACGAAAGGCTACAGTATTTGCCATGGAGTTAGTGGGAATGCTTATACATTCATTCAACTTTATCAAGCAACTAAG CAAGCTATCCACCTGTACCGAGCGTGCTGCTTCACGGCGAGATGCTACCCTGACCGCCGGAGCCggagcggccgcggccgccTCTACAGAGCCTGCTCGTAG
- the LOC134742128 gene encoding actin-binding protein IPP-like, whose protein sequence is MSTNIFEKCSNKEGSRPYKCRDYANKISLNLSNFQRDGRFCDIDLISGKTRVKAHRVVLAASCAYFDAMFNVGLEESQKRHVALPSVPPEILPIIIDFIYTGEVVIDKATVQHLLIAADMLQLRELVTGCGEYLRRELHPSNALGIFRFAEAHNCMELAEEALEHAQANWNVVASGDELLDLPLPQLVTLLSSEQLKVEGEAQVLYPALRWLEHDPACRRRHCFEVLSRIRLPLIAPQTLDEAIKNVQDPSIAVALKTVRVDMKTGRGALVALAAEPRARARRYLLVAGGSCHDSSAHPPLSTDNILSSVLKFDLHKREWEEQAPMGIARIQPGVATLGGRVYAVGGEQGSQILANGEVYDPTTNKWSNIAPMKEARSEFGLTGMNGHLYAFGGWVGSDMGASVEVYDPAADEWTSAGRMPEPRFGMGVVHYEGLIYVVGGCTHSWRHTRDLLCYHPATRSWRALAPMRRERSQAAAVVLGHHLYVIGGNAPRRQVLASVERYSFDDDSWEEVCSLKEARAGCAAGAAEGVLVVAGGDSESAGQRAFYRARTMLASAELYEPRDDRWRPAPPLPHQRAEAGAALL, encoded by the exons ATGTCGACGAACATTTTTGAGAAATGTTCAAACAAAGAAGGATCTCGTCCGTACAAATGTCGCGATTACgctaataaaatttcattaaatttgaGCAATTTCCAAAGAGACGGCAGATTTTGTGACATAGATTTAATATCAGGAAAAACCAGGGTTAAG GCCCACCGGGTGGTACTTGCAGCCAGCTGTGCATACTTTGATGCTATGTTTAATGTTGGCTTGGAGGAGAGTCAAAAAAGACATGTAGCTCTGCCTAGTGTGCCTCCAGAGATTCTTCCAATTATTATTGACTTTATTTATACAG GTGAAGTAGTAATAGACAAAGCAACAGTGCAGCATTTATTGATAGCTGCAGACATGCTGCAACTGAGAGAACTGGTCACAGGCTGTGGTGAATATTTAAGGAGAGAACTGCACCCTTCAAATGCTTTAGGGATTTTTAG ATTTGCTGAAGCACATAACTGCATGGAACTGGCTGAGGAAGCACTGGAACATGCACAAGCGAACTGGAATGTTGTGGCCAGCGGAGATGAATTACTAGACTTACCGTTACCTCAGTTAGTCACCTTACTGTCCTCGGAACAGCTAAAGGTTGAAGGTgaggcacag GTACTATATCCAGCATTAAGGTGGCTAGAACACGACCCCgcctgccgccgccgccattGTTTCGAAGTCCTCAGCCGCATCCGCCTTCCGCTTATAGCTCCCCAAACTCTCGACGAAGCCATTAAAAATGTACAAGACCCGTCAATCGCTGTGGCATTGAAGACGGTTAGAGTGGACATG AAAACGGGTCGCGGCGCGCTAGTAGCGCTAGCGGCGGAGCCTcgggcgcgcgcgcggcgctaCCTGCTGGTGGCGGGCGGCTCCTGCCACGACTCCAGCGCGCACCCGCCGCTCTCCACCGACAACATCCTGTCGTCCGTGCTCAAGTTCGACCTGCACAAGAG AGAATGGGAAGAGCAAGCGCCAATGGGCATCGCCCGCATTCAGCCGGGTGTGGCCACGCTGGGCGGCCGCGTGTACGCGGTCGGCGGCGAGCAGGGCAGCCAGATACTGGCCAACGGCGAGGTCTACGACCCCACG aCAAACAAATGGTCCAACATAGCCCCTATGAAAGAGGCCCGCAGCGAGTTCGGTCTGACGGGCATGAACGGGCACCTGTACGCGTTCGGCGGCTGGGTGGGGTCGGACATGGGCGCGTCCGTGGAGGTGTACGACCCCGCTGCGGACGAGTGGACCAGCGCCGGCCGCATGCCCGAGCCTAGGTTCGGGATGGGCGTCGTGCATTATGAag GTCTGATCTACGTAGTGGGCGGGTGCACGCACAGCTGGCGGCACACGCGCGACCTGCTATGCTACCACCCGGCGACGCGCTCGTGGCGCGCGCTGGCGCCCATGCGCCGCGAGCGCTCGCAGGCCGCCGCCGTCGTGCTCGGACACCACCTCTACGTCATCGGCGGCAACGCGCCCCGCCGCCAGGTGCTCGCCTCGGTGGAGCGATACAGCTTCGATGAC GACTCGTGGGAGGAAGTGTGCAGTCTGAAGGAAGCTCGCGCAGGgtgcgcggcgggcgcggccgAGGGCGTGCTGGTGGTGGCGGGCGGCGACAGCGAGAGCGCGGGGCAGCGCGCCTTCTACCGCGCGCGCACCATGCTGGCCAGCGCGGAGCTGTACGAGCCGCGCGACGACCGCTGGCGCCCCGCGCCGCCGCTGCCGCACCAGCGCGCCGAGGCCGGCGCCGCGTTGCTCTGA